A window of the Planococcus citri chromosome 4, ihPlaCitr1.1, whole genome shotgun sequence genome harbors these coding sequences:
- the LOC135845913 gene encoding serine--tRNA ligase, mitochondrial-like isoform X1: MALVKHKIHLIRLLNSKGCCRRNYSGLFQEIKSTIPKPTVNLKQILDNLDEYKNEVRSRKNTRYEEILSDFCSTLDKSSVDPEQNEELMNLAAKLPNWIHPSVKNYTNDFEILKVVGEPKEFPFKPQTGTDMLKEKDLLIMEGLNHYCGERSYYFVGDLVKLDQALIDYSVQKLLQKNFIPISVPDILHENVINNCGMTTKGERTQVYRLDSNLFGDGLCLSGTSEMAIAASLMNSNIPEDELPLNYVAVSRCYRAEISALAIERGLYRVHQFTKIEMFGVCLPHQSIEMLEKYRDIQEEFFSSYDLCYRVIDMAPHELGCQANRKFDIESWMPGTNRYGEISSCSDCTDFQSRRLNIKSGDTFLHTVNGTACAIPRTVNAIAETHQTKQGRVIIPEVLLPFIDVDTIGMRRGPKLHNVLKNRKKILSSFQKLKIENDSS; the protein is encoded by the exons ATGGCATTAGTCAAACATAAAATTCATCTAATTCGTCTCCTCAATTCGAAAGGATGTTGTCGTCGAAACTACAGTGGACTATTTCAGGAAATAAAATCCACCATACCGAAACCAACCGTAAACCTGAAACAAATCCTCGACAATCTGGACGAGTACAAAAATGAAGTACGTTCAAGGAAAAACACTCGTTATGAAGAAATACTCTCagatttttgctcaactttagATAAAAGTTCAGTAGATCCAGAACAGAACGAAGAATTGATGAATTTAGCTGCTAAACTTCCCAATTGGATACATCCTAGCGTTAAAAATTATACcaacgattttgaaattttgaaagtggtCGGTGAGCCGAAAGAGTTTCCATTTAAACCTCAAACTGGTACTGATATGTTGAAAGAGAAAGATTTGCTAATAATGGAGGGTTTGAATCATTATTGCGGTGAACGTAGCTACTATTTCGTTGGAGATCTTGTCAAACTAGATCAAGCTTTGATAGATTATTCAGTTCAGAAGCTACTACAGAAGAACTTTATCCCTATATCTGTTCCTGATATATTGCACGAAAACGTAATAAACAATTGTGGAATGACTACAAAAGGAGAACGTACTCAG GTTTACAGATTAGATTCAAATTTATTCGGCGACGGATTATGTTTATCTGGTACTTCAGAAATGGCTATCGCTGCTTCATTGATGAATTCTAATATTCCCGAAGACGAGCTGCCATTAAATTACGTTGCAGTTAGTAGATGTTATAGAGCTGAAATTTCAGCGCTAGCTATTGAACGAGGATTATACAG AGTACATCAGTTCACAAAAATTGAGATGTTTGGAGTCTGCCTACCTCATCAGTCGATAGAAATGCTAGAGAAATATCGCGATATTCAAGAAGAATTTTTCTCATCGTATGATCTGTGTTATCGAGTTATTGATATGGCTCCGCATGAACTCGGATGTCAAGCGAATAGAAAATTTGATATCGAATCTTGGATGCCCGGCACGAATAGATACGGTGAAATATCCAGTTGCAGTGATTGCACAGATTTTCAA TCTAGAAGACTGAATATAAAATCTGGAGATACATTTTTACATACTGTCAATGGAACAGCCTGCGCTATACCTAGAACTGTTAACGCTATCGCAGAAACGCATCAGACGAAACAAGGAAGAGTAATCATTCCTGAAGTTTTGCTACCGTTCATCGATGTAGACACGATAGGCATGAGAAGAGGTCCTAAACTccataatgttttgaaaaatcgtaaaaaaatattgtcaagttttcaaaaattgaaaattgaaaatgattcttcGTAA
- the LOC135845913 gene encoding uncharacterized protein LOC135845913 isoform X2, which produces MALVKHKIHLIRLLNSKGCCRRNYSGLFQEIKSTIPKPTVNLKQILDNLDEYKNEVRSRKNTRYEEILSDFCSTLDKSSVDPEQNEELMNLAAKLPNWIHPSVKNYTNDFEILKVVGEPKEFPFKPQTGTDMLKEKDLLIMEGLNHYCGERSYYFVGDLVKLDQALIDYSVQKLLQKNFIPISVPDILHENVINNCGMTTKGERTQVYRLDSNLFGDGLCLSGTSEMAIAASLMNSNIPEDELPLNYVAVSRCYRAEISALAIERGLYRVHQFTKIEMFGVCLPHQSIEMLEKYRDIQEEFFSSYDLCYRVIDMAPHELGCQANRKFDIESWMPGTNRYGEISSCSDCTDFQ; this is translated from the exons ATGGCATTAGTCAAACATAAAATTCATCTAATTCGTCTCCTCAATTCGAAAGGATGTTGTCGTCGAAACTACAGTGGACTATTTCAGGAAATAAAATCCACCATACCGAAACCAACCGTAAACCTGAAACAAATCCTCGACAATCTGGACGAGTACAAAAATGAAGTACGTTCAAGGAAAAACACTCGTTATGAAGAAATACTCTCagatttttgctcaactttagATAAAAGTTCAGTAGATCCAGAACAGAACGAAGAATTGATGAATTTAGCTGCTAAACTTCCCAATTGGATACATCCTAGCGTTAAAAATTATACcaacgattttgaaattttgaaagtggtCGGTGAGCCGAAAGAGTTTCCATTTAAACCTCAAACTGGTACTGATATGTTGAAAGAGAAAGATTTGCTAATAATGGAGGGTTTGAATCATTATTGCGGTGAACGTAGCTACTATTTCGTTGGAGATCTTGTCAAACTAGATCAAGCTTTGATAGATTATTCAGTTCAGAAGCTACTACAGAAGAACTTTATCCCTATATCTGTTCCTGATATATTGCACGAAAACGTAATAAACAATTGTGGAATGACTACAAAAGGAGAACGTACTCAG GTTTACAGATTAGATTCAAATTTATTCGGCGACGGATTATGTTTATCTGGTACTTCAGAAATGGCTATCGCTGCTTCATTGATGAATTCTAATATTCCCGAAGACGAGCTGCCATTAAATTACGTTGCAGTTAGTAGATGTTATAGAGCTGAAATTTCAGCGCTAGCTATTGAACGAGGATTATACAG AGTACATCAGTTCACAAAAATTGAGATGTTTGGAGTCTGCCTACCTCATCAGTCGATAGAAATGCTAGAGAAATATCGCGATATTCAAGAAGAATTTTTCTCATCGTATGATCTGTGTTATCGAGTTATTGATATGGCTCCGCATGAACTCGGATGTCAAGCGAATAGAAAATTTGATATCGAATCTTGGATGCCCGGCACGAATAGATACGGTGAAATATCCAGTTGCAGTGATTGCACAGATTTTCAA TAG
- the LOC135845911 gene encoding uncharacterized protein LOC135845911 — protein sequence MDPRGTHGSQVQNETSSDEFVLYVRLPSLQEMAYSQIAISVWYRYGSTPCQQRDYGYEYPPISVDELELMDCHKLIKTLTMPRFMEETLKKYLKRVREETISCTQYFEYKLLSSDLYGYEIESVDWEYFVWCPDGRINYKSTAIKMLHSDVLTEVQKFAIMSDFCLENEIEIFDLNRLPMETFIPKVNEDSDYLLFYWIRYLWNETHGKIPFSFRKPSHYDRFSLTYFKSHGAAFDYYWNRLSAEDQVSFIRDRLCANDYSKGWHYSLFCKMSDDQLTKLLVCEPVAMISVFIKTTETLEWAITAWKRCKNWISNEQFVELLESVLHKSDKYPILHQEYKMSVLLEIWNTANDDHKNYAVRQAQLENAVVHPILSGDPHLWKKIAPSSFKFLLELLSLKSADFRKNLILKGDPSFICNFDFNFVHEIFELCLPNFQSNVEFKNDWSKHIIDPYLCEILYSEEDYDELNGRLLRSFQKLYISSNDFKKFIESLIIANKRGYKTYYPYTGIDNSDLIRLSEFINDILLGNVSTVLKMKQAYLSSFSAHRDPCERYVSLNELSKLIEQEFVHEHLQELKHRLAEKLQATTVEQWVSYVLNYEKVYCVFSWCYENEKEMFLQVKCCIPITNIVGKVLEGIVRQNTSSYYYFAISTFSNLERFLEWYFSGVAKEVISFKSSIKNDPENAKILEYTRANKNGNWLRSEFLNWNWPVK from the coding sequence ATGGATCCCAGAGGAACACACGGTTCGCaagttcaaaatgaaacatCCTCGGATGAGTTTGTGCTGTATGTCAGATTGCCAAGCTTACAAGAGATGGCGTACAGCCAAATAGCCATTTCAGTGTGGTATAGATACGGTTCAACTCCATGTCAACAACGAGACTATGGATATGAGTATCCTCCGATCTCGGTCGATGAACTAGAACTAATGGATTGCCATAAACTGATAAAAACGTTGACGATGCCTCGATTTATGGaagaaaccttgaaaaaatatctaaagaGGGTTCGCGAAGAAACAATTAGTTGCACTCAATACTTCGAATACAAATTACTTTCATCAGACTTATACGGGTATGAAATCGAGTCCGTTGATTGGGAGTATTTTGTGTGGTGTCCAGACGGTAGAATCAATTATAAAAGCACCGCCATCAAAATGTTGCATTCGGACGTGTTGACTGAGGTACAGAAGTTCGCCATCATGAGTGATTTCTGCCTGGAAAATGAGATTGAAATCTTCGATCTGAATCGCCTTCCTATGGAAACCTTTATCCCAAAAGTAAACGAAGACAGTGATTATTTATTGTTTTACTGGATCCGCTACCTGTGGAACGAAACGCACGGAAAGATTCCATTCTCATTTCGTAAACCTTCTCATTATGATAGATTCAGTTTGACTTATTTTAAGAGCCACGGGGCAGCGTTCGATTATTACTGGAATCGTTTGAGTGCTGAAGATCAAGTATCCTTTATCAGGGACAGATTATGTGCGAATGACTATTCTAAGGGCTGGCATTATAGTCTCTTTTGCAAGATGTCGGATGATCAATTAACAAAGTTACTGGTCTGTGAACCAGTTGCTATGATATCAGTTTTTATTAAAACAACAGAAACGCTTGAGTGGGCTATTACGGCTTGGAAGCGGTGTAAAAATTGGATATCTAATGAGCAATTTGTCGAGTTATTGGAGAGCGTACTTCACAAAAGCGACAAATATCCTATCCTTCACCAAGAGTACAAAATGAGcgttttattggaaatttggaatacgGCCAACGATGACCATAAAAATTATGCAGTGAGACAGGCACAATTGGAAAATGCTGTCGTTCATCCCATACTGTCAGGTGATCCACATCTCTGGAAAAAAATAGCACCCAGTAGTTTCAAGTTTCTACTGGAATTGTTATCTTTGAAAAGCGcggatttcagaaaaaatctgaTTCTCAAAGGTGACCCCTCATTTatatgtaattttgatttcaatttcgtaCATGAAATATTTGAGTTATGCTTGCCAAATTTCCAAAGTAACgtggaattcaaaaatgattggaGTAAGCACATAATTGATCCttatttatgtgaaattttataCTCCGAAGAAGATTACGATGAATTGAATGGAAGATTGTTGCGTTCCTTTCAAAAGttgtatatttcttcaaatgattttaaaaaattcatcgaatcaTTGATTATAGCCAATAAAAGAGGATACAAAACTTATTATCCCTACACTGGCATTGATAATTCTGATTTGATACGATTGAGTGAATTCATCAACGACATTCTCCTAGGAAATGTGTCCACagtgttgaaaatgaaacaagcaTACCTTTCCTCATTTTCTGCCCACAGAGATCCGTGTGAACGCTACGTTAGTTTGAATGAATTGAGCAAACTAATTGAGCAGGAGTTTGTACATGAACATTTGCAAGAGTTGAAACACAGATTAGCTGAAAAACTTCAAGCAACCACTGTCGAACAGTGGGTTTCATATGTgttgaattatgaaaaagtcTACTGTGTTTTTTCATGGTGTtatgaaaacgaaaaagaaatgtTTCTACAAGTTAAATGTTGTATACCAATTACCAATATTGTTGGTAAGGTTCTTGAAGGAATTGTTCGCCAAAACACAtcttcatattattattttgcaatttcgaCTTTCAGTAACTTGGAGAGATTTCTGGAGTGGTACTTCTCAGGTGTGGCAAAAGAAGTGATATCTTTCAAATCAAGTATAAAGAATGATCCTGAGAAtgctaaaattttagaatacaCGCGGGCAAACAAAAATGGCAACTGGCTTcgttcagaatttttaaattggaattgGCCAGTCAAATGA
- the LOC135845801 gene encoding uncharacterized protein LOC135845801, which produces MNKSSNAEESSKKVVQHCETLKSLLEVLPLPCPPRNQILEILKTNGQLLSAFIEQQGHLNRQKGFSNQQKSTSYQSDVTDANTALTSAVSSFASQSSYDVLNDYSRILNAISKTDPQSGAAQAQTGSSTQLQSLSTDAARLPTPPCVKSAPWQASLPTDEADVVPPAPIISDVERQRVAAPDGSRGENSIKQMQTANLILSSGTGGGNMAVQVSFTSAVPVPVVVSPDKSQSQSHNQHPHLPPAPITSDVKRQRLETPSVSSRRDTEDASVNKMELFPRKLIPKLRRTISKKLKKIGPNEYEELIIDFSVKLLLSDGNDADTTKKLSAYLNQEATDFIQWLNKTKSKLIELITEISKFSTTPLLDEEESNENKQAESEPDRTENIREIVQSHSKRKMFHRALSSLDAVALATKKEKSTEQSVTQISKSCTDKCSISKKNSAPKRKNETELNLNEENENTKSIDELLRDIEILQNRLNFIAAFQYFKKDLDERKKSIDDLEDSDLRKILHYFAFERNKYAHPEFAIVPYIFKN; this is translated from the exons ATGAACAAGTCGTCGAATGCCGAAGAGAGTTCGAAGAAAGTCGTACAGCATTGTGAAACGCTGAAAAGCTTATTGGAGGTGCTACCTCTTCCGTGTCCGCCTCGAAACCAAATATTAGAAATATTGAAGACGAATGGTCAACTATTATCAGCCTTTATAGAGCAGCAAGGACATCTGAACCGGCAAAAGG GCTTTAGTAATCAACAGAAGTCTACGAGTTACCAAAGTGATGTGACCGACGCAAACACAGCGTTAACCTCGGCAGTTTCTTCGTTCGCGTCTCAATCATCATACGATGTCTTAAACGATTACTCAA GAATTCTTAATGCAATTAGCAAAACCGATCCACAAAGCGGTGCTGCTCAAGCACAAACTGGGTCTTCGACACAGCTTCAGTCATTATCCACGGACGCAGCTCGACTGCCTACACCTCCATGTGTGAAATCTGCACCATGGCAGGCATCTCTACCAACAGACGAGGCCGACGTTGTTCCTCCGGCTCCGATAATCAGTGATGTGGAAAGGCAACGTGTCGCAGCTCCTGACGGCTCGAGA GGTGAAAATAGTATCAAGCAAATGCAAACTGCCAATCTCATTCTGAGTAGTGGCACCGGTGGCGGTAATATGGCGGTTCAGGTTTCGTTCACGTCAGCAGTGCCTGTGCCTGTGGTGGTATCGCCAGATAAAAGTCAAAGTCAAAGTCACAATCAGCATCCTCATCTTCCTCCGGCTCCGATAACCAGTGATGTGAAAAGGCAACGTCTCGAAACTCCTAGCGTCTCGAGC AGACGTGATACGGAGGACGCATCTGTCAATAAAATGGAATTGTTTCCTCGGAAACTGATACCAAAACTTCGG CGTACGAtatcgaaaaagttgaaaaaaattggcccgaATGAATACGAAGAATTAATAATTGATTTCTCGGTGAAACTGTTGCTATCGGACGGCAATGATGCTGACACCACAAAGAAGTTGTCAGCATATTTGAATCAGGAGGCTACCGATTTTATTCAATGGCTTAATAAAACTAAATCTAAACTAATAGAATTAATTAccgaaatttcaa aattttcgaccACACCGTTACTCGACGAAGAGGAATCCAACGAAAATAAACAAGCAGAGTCTGAACCTGATCGTACGGAAAATATTCGAGAAATTGTACAAAGCCATTCTaagagaaaaatgtttcatcGTGCGCTCAGTAGTCTCGATGCAGTAGCG TTGgctacgaaaaaagaaaaatccaccGAACAGAGtgttactcaaatttcaaagagCTGTACCGACAA gtgTTCAATATCAAAGAAAAACAGCGCACctaagagaaaaaatgaaactgaactGAATCTAAATGAAGAGAATGAAAACACTAAATCCATCGATGAACTCTTGCGTGATATAGAAATACTTCAG aaccgCCTTAACTTTATTGCAGCGTTccagtattttaaaaaagatttggACGAGCGCAAGAAATCTATAGATGACCTCGAGGATTCCGATCTACGGAAGATTTTGCATTATTTTGCGTTTGAGAGGAACAAATATGCCCATCCGGAGTTTGCAATAGTCCCGTACATATTTAAAAACTAG
- the LOC135845803 gene encoding serine--tRNA ligase, mitochondrial-like isoform X1 produces MGLVKHKIHLIRLLNSKGCCRRNYSGLFQEIKSTIPKPTVNLKQILDNLDEYKNEVRSRKNTRYEEILSEFCSTLDKSSVDPEQNEELMNLAAKLPNWIHPSVKNYTNDFEILKVVGEPKEFPFKPQTGTDMLKEKDLLIMEGLNHYCGERSYYFVGDLVKLDQALIDYSVQKLLQKNFIPISVPDILHENVINNCGMTTKGERTQVYRLDSNLFGDGLCLSGTSEMSIAASLMNSNIPKDELPLNYVAVSRCYRAEISALAIERGLYRVHQFTKIEMFGVCLPHQSIEMLEKYRDIQEEFFSSYDLSYRVIDMAPHELGCQANRKFDIEAWMPGTNRYGEISSCSDCTDFQSRRLNIKSGDTFLHTVNGTACAIPRTVNAIAETHQTKQGRVIIPEVLLPFIDVDTIGMRRGPKLHNVLKNRKKILSSFQKLKIENDSS; encoded by the exons ATGGGATTAGTCAAACATAAAATTCATCTAATTCGTCTCCTCAATTCGAAAGGATGTTGTCGTCGAAACTACAGTGGACTATTTCAGGAAATAAAATCCACCATACCGAAACCAACCGTAAACCTGAAACAAATCCTCGACAATCTGGACGAGTACAAAAATGAAGTACGTTCAAGGAAAAACACTCGTTATGAAGAAATACTCTCAGAGTTTTGCTCAACTCTAGATAAAAGTTCAGTAGATCCAGAACAGAACGAAGAATTGATGAATTTAGCTGCTAAACTTCCCAATTGGATACATCCTAGCGTTAAAAATTATACcaacgattttgaaattttgaaagtggtCGGTGAGCCGAAAGAGTTTCCATTTAAACCTCAAACTGGAACTGATATGTTGAAAGAGAAAGATTTGCTAATAATGGAGGGTTTGAATCATTATTGCGGTGAACGTAGCTACTATTTCGTTGGAGATCTTGTCAAACTAGATCAAGCTTTGATAGATTATTCAGTTCAGAAGCTACTACAGAAGAACTTTATCCCTATATCTGTTCCTGATATATTGCACGAAAACGTAATAAACAATTGTGGAATGACTACAAAAGGAGAACGTACTCAG GTTTATAGATTAGATTCAAATTTATTCGGCGACGGATTATGTTTATCTGGTACTTCAGAAATGTCTATAGCTGCTTCATTGATGAATTCTAATATTCCCAAAGACGAGCTGCCATTAAATTACGTTGCGGTTAGTAGATGTTATAGAGCTGAGATTTCAGCGCTAGCTATTGAACGAGGATTATACAG AGTACATCAGTTCACGAAAATTGAGATGTTTGGAGTCTGCCTACCTCATCAGTCGATAGAAATGCTAGAGAAATATCGCGATATTCAAGAAGAATTTTTCTCATCGTATGATCTCAGTTATCGAGTTATTGATATGGCTCCGCATGAACTCGGCTGTCAAGCGAATAGAAAATTTGATATCGAAGCTTGGATGCCCGGCACGAATAGATACGGTGAAATATCCAGTTGCAGCGATTGCACAGATTTTCAA TCTAGAAGACTGAATATAAAATCTGGAGATACATTTTTACATACTGTCAATGGAACAGCCTGCGCTATACCTAGAACTGTTAACGCTATCGCAGAAACGCATCAGACGAAACAAGGAAGAGTAATCATTCCTGAAGTTTTGCTACCGTTCATCGATGTAGACACGATAGGCATGAGAAGAGGTCCTAAACTccataatgttttgaaaaatcgtaaaaaaatattgtcaagttttcaaaaattgaaaattgaaaatgattcttcGTAA
- the LOC135845803 gene encoding uncharacterized protein LOC135845803 isoform X2 codes for MGLVKHKIHLIRLLNSKGCCRRNYSGLFQEIKSTIPKPTVNLKQILDNLDEYKNEVRSRKNTRYEEILSEFCSTLDKSSVDPEQNEELMNLAAKLPNWIHPSVKNYTNDFEILKVVGEPKEFPFKPQTGTDMLKEKDLLIMEGLNHYCGERSYYFVGDLVKLDQALIDYSVQKLLQKNFIPISVPDILHENVINNCGMTTKGERTQVYRLDSNLFGDGLCLSGTSEMSIAASLMNSNIPKDELPLNYVAVSRCYRAEISALAIERGLYRVHQFTKIEMFGVCLPHQSIEMLEKYRDIQEEFFSSYDLSYRVIDMAPHELGCQANRKFDIEAWMPGTNRYGEISSCSDCTDFQ; via the exons ATGGGATTAGTCAAACATAAAATTCATCTAATTCGTCTCCTCAATTCGAAAGGATGTTGTCGTCGAAACTACAGTGGACTATTTCAGGAAATAAAATCCACCATACCGAAACCAACCGTAAACCTGAAACAAATCCTCGACAATCTGGACGAGTACAAAAATGAAGTACGTTCAAGGAAAAACACTCGTTATGAAGAAATACTCTCAGAGTTTTGCTCAACTCTAGATAAAAGTTCAGTAGATCCAGAACAGAACGAAGAATTGATGAATTTAGCTGCTAAACTTCCCAATTGGATACATCCTAGCGTTAAAAATTATACcaacgattttgaaattttgaaagtggtCGGTGAGCCGAAAGAGTTTCCATTTAAACCTCAAACTGGAACTGATATGTTGAAAGAGAAAGATTTGCTAATAATGGAGGGTTTGAATCATTATTGCGGTGAACGTAGCTACTATTTCGTTGGAGATCTTGTCAAACTAGATCAAGCTTTGATAGATTATTCAGTTCAGAAGCTACTACAGAAGAACTTTATCCCTATATCTGTTCCTGATATATTGCACGAAAACGTAATAAACAATTGTGGAATGACTACAAAAGGAGAACGTACTCAG GTTTATAGATTAGATTCAAATTTATTCGGCGACGGATTATGTTTATCTGGTACTTCAGAAATGTCTATAGCTGCTTCATTGATGAATTCTAATATTCCCAAAGACGAGCTGCCATTAAATTACGTTGCGGTTAGTAGATGTTATAGAGCTGAGATTTCAGCGCTAGCTATTGAACGAGGATTATACAG AGTACATCAGTTCACGAAAATTGAGATGTTTGGAGTCTGCCTACCTCATCAGTCGATAGAAATGCTAGAGAAATATCGCGATATTCAAGAAGAATTTTTCTCATCGTATGATCTCAGTTATCGAGTTATTGATATGGCTCCGCATGAACTCGGCTGTCAAGCGAATAGAAAATTTGATATCGAAGCTTGGATGCCCGGCACGAATAGATACGGTGAAATATCCAGTTGCAGCGATTGCACAGATTTTCAA TAG
- the LOC135845802 gene encoding cysteine sulfinic acid decarboxylase-like: MAQDKDGFTPEDIFVTEITHRHLEIMIQVIEMSIRKVAIEGTDRKEPVLRYRNPDHLKQLFSFDIEKKPFEGDILRLIEDLITYCTKTGHPRYFYQFSAGLDMHGLLGSWLMDILNVNTFTYEGAPLFTLMEKFVINEITSLFGYPETSGGIFCPGGSLANGFAINLARYLKFPDVKSDGMNIGAHLIVFISEDAHYSIHKMAALLGIGERNVIAVKTDDFGRMDTAHLLQLIENYSQRPNYHPFMVIGTAGTTVLGTFDPIEEIAAICSKYKLWFHVDAAWGGAAIFSDKYKHHLKGIEKTDSFVWNPSKTLAVPQQCSLLCVRNGLLMKSAHSFGASYLFHDKFYGSGHDLGDTYIQCGRKPDVFKLWMLWKMKGYEGVKYHVNCLLERAEYLTNRIKENENFKLVCEPSYINICFWYIPEAQRGQNIGDIYQEIDKVAPRVGEIMLRNGSAMINWQPLRRFPNFFRFVCCSSAINDSDCDYLLSEIQRIAQDL, translated from the exons ATGGCTCAAGACAAAGATGGTTTCACGCCAGAAGATATTTTCGTCACTGAAATCACCCATCGACATCTCGAAATCATGATTCAG GTTATAGAAATGTCTATCAGAAAAGTAGCTATTGAAGGAACAGATCGTAAAGAACCTGTCCTACGATATCGAAATCCGGATCATTTGAAACAATTATTTTCATTCGATATAGAAAAAAAGCCATTCGAAGGTGACATTTTACGCTTAATCGAAGATCTGATTACTTATTGCACCAAGACGGGACACCCtagatatttttatcaattttctgctGG TTTGGACATGCACGGACTTCTTGGATCGTGGTTGATGGATATTTTGAACGTGAATACTTTCACTTACGAAGGTGCTCCGCTGTTCactttgatggaaaaatttgtaattaacGAAATTACTTCGTTATTCGGATATCCTGAAACAAGCGGAGGTATTTTTTGTCCAGGAGGTTCGTTGGCAAACGGATTCGCCATAAACCTTGCTCGATATTTGAAATTCCCCGATGTCAAA TCAGACGGTATGAATATTGGGGCACATTTAATCGTGTTCATTTCCGAAGACGCTCATTATTCGATACATAAAATGGCTGCTCTGTTGGGTATCGGTGAAAGAAATGTGATAGCTGTAAAAACCGATGATTTTGGTCGTATGGATACAGCACATTTGCTGCAGTTGATAGAAAATTATTCCCAGAGACCGAATTATCATCCTTTTATGGTTATTGGTACTGCTG GAACCACTGTATTAGGTACTTTTGATCCTATCGAAGAAATAGCCGCCATCTGTAGTAAATACAAGCTTTGGTTCCATGTAGACGCTGCTTGGGGAGGAGCTGCGATATTTTCCGATAAATATAAACACCATTTGAAAGGGATTGAAAA GACAGATTCTTTCGTGTGGAATCCTTCGAAAACTTTAGCTGTTCCGCAACAGTGCTCTTTACTATGTGTTCGAAATGGTCTTTTAATGAAATCCGCTCATTCTTTCGGTGCCTCTTATCTATTCCACGATAAATTCTACGGATCCGGTCACGATTTGGGTGACACGTATATACAGTGTGGTCGTAAACCAGATGTTTTCAAACTTTGGATGTTATGGAAAATGAAA ggataCGAAGGTGTGAAATATCACGTGAATTGTTTGTTAGAAAGAGCCGAATATTTAACGAATCGaataaaagaaaatgaaaatttcaaattggtctGCGAACCTTCTTACATCAATATTTGTTTTTGGTACATTCCTGAAGCTCAACGAGGCCAAAATATAGGCGATATTTATCAAGAAATTGACAAA GTTGCTCCCAGAGTAGGAGAAATTATGCTACGTAATGGTTCTGCGATGATCAACTGGCAACCGTTGAGACGTTTTCCGAATTTTTTTAGATTCGTATGCTGCAGTTCAGCGATCAACGATTCAGATTGCGATTATCTGCTTTCAGAAATTCAACGAATCGCCCAAGACTTATAA
- the Uxt gene encoding protein UXT → MKERNVLFEIEKYETYINEVLKSDLNKICSQLDEVNTDIAEYQSLQKTINLLQEFKDKNQVYKTMMDIGCNFFMETRVNDLSHILLDIGQGCYLEFTLVEALKFLENKLKFLTNRQDSLHEKSAKIKAHIKLMLLYVNQLNDSHKPT, encoded by the coding sequence ATGAAAGAACGAAATGTCTTGTTTGAAATAGAGAAATACGAAACGTATATCAACGAAGTATTGAAATCAGATCTGAATAAAATTTGCTCGCAATTAGATGAAGTGAATACAGACATAGCTGAATACCAATCACTGCAAAAGACCATAAATTTACTTCAAGAATTCAAAGATAAAAATCAAGTATACAAAACTATGATGGATATaggatgtaattttttcatggaaactCGTGTCAACGATTTATCTCACATTTTACTCGATATCGGTCAAGGATGTTATTTAGAATTCACATTAGTCGAAGctttaaaatttctcgaaaataagCTGAAGTTTTTAACCAACAGGCAGGATTCTCTGCAtgaaaaaagtgccaaaataaAAGCTCATATCAAACTAATGTTACTATATGTGAATCAACTTAACGATAGCCATAAACCGACGTGA